In the Silene latifolia isolate original U9 population chromosome 1, ASM4854445v1, whole genome shotgun sequence genome, attgcattttcatctgtttatgcctaagccttgctaattgacatgctattagtagaatcatttgcatagtctacgagtttttgttaacttatttgctggactttagacttgacttagatttttggcaaactacttatatttctgagttttagagcctataactggtgtcattcatgaccagtttatctagattttgagtagttactccttatgagacatgttatataaatgtgcataaatatgaacttaatctgcttaatatctgtatgcattcggtttgtggttagttgacacatgtggaagaggtctccttttctcatttttacccataagctccacactgccaaaaatagcctttttatcCCGTTAACTacgtcctacatttagcctgcccttgtcaagctagtagtctagttttgggattgttactatgtttttggtggcatttgctcttTGATTGAGATGGTGTTGGGAAgatggaaaaaggaaagaaagaaagaaaaaaagaatagAAAGAAAAATgaatagaaaaaaaaagagtgatGTACTGTtcaatgcagtcgatcgactgctctacttggtcgatcgactggagcctgaaaaagaagaaaagaaatcaattcgcataattcaagtctttattttatggcgatttttgctctcatgttgcattagtatcttatggggagttggttgattgctTTTATaccggagattgtgagatttgtgcttgctaataGCACCGTTTCAATTGATTTTGagtaagaagttggatgttgccatatggttccgttttggtactagcttgatcacctgtatctccacatttccataaatgttttgccccttcttacccatacctcacatttccataattttacctcggcatgtgtcatggtcatttgttggttggaatgcatatgtacggtcatagagattgctttcatattagattgcgagcatgttcttataggtcgtagttaggtgagtgtcactaacaaaatgaattctttctatcttacatatattcaccttgttcttatttgagtgatttgagcgacccgtgagagtccaaattgataagtctctgtagttgacggttcagcagttcttaacgaccttataactcgtttgcatgattcatacgctaattgattgttggttattgcattaaaatggtttaggctattcagtttgcaattcgctctgagattgaactcgttccattaggtcattagatcgagtctagttcttgcttggggacaagcaagggtttggtttggggaagtttgatgcgtgtcatttatatgatgttttacaccccattttacacgcatttcagagctcatttgtgtagtttaagctaccatttcccctatttccgtctactttcgtgtttttgtacattattgcaggaatgtgaagaattcagcggaaatcacgctaaatccgtccccgagtatcctgcattgcatttgacgtgaagtattcatttaaggaacgagcttggtgcgcatttcaaggcccaaaagacgaatccacgagaaattagaagtcaagtgtcagctacttcagtcgatcgaccactgccttcagtcgatcgaccaacccacgggctccagtagctactgttcagcatagcccagtcgatcgaccagtcacaacagtcgatcgaccaagacgctaccTCATACGAGAATTAATAgatcgagaaacttgaagcccattgtattttaggttttggaaataatagcttcgttgtattctatataacgtaagctaggtattcagaataatcatcaagtTTGACATCCAGttacattcagtttttatcagttttagaatatcaaataattagggctCGGAATAttgtttcgcattggattttcgttcgtgcttttaATCTTTCCGTTgcaattcctctgcaatttcggtattcccttgttcttatttcagttcatctttatcgcgttgatagtatagaaattgctagttagtttctcGAAGCCATAATTATCGCTTTATGCAAATCCTTTATTCcgttaattcaagcatgaattcagtaattttaatctttaatattattgttatttccatcgtagtcatgagtagctaaatccatcgtgctaggatgtaggggaactgtaggattaggcggcattagaatagtggcctgaaatcgcgtgttgatcaatcgaccgccatacctggtcgatcgactgaccacgtgaggtgttaccttcgttttaattaattttactgttatgtttgacgaatcgaatgcatgcgactagttaattGTTTagtatttgactgacccattagatcgaaagatagggaaagttgttagaccatcaattaaaatgcctaaactatgctgagatcgaaagataggtaaagtttaggttgttagtcacttttcaggacgaaagtcagtattagtgatattagggacttgtagcgagatcgaaagatgctacttgttaagagtggaccgtgaggacctcttgttttcccgcctcatgtgtttgatttagacctacttagtttgctgccgccgaaactataagtgaaccgaccatcctagtacccttcttttatctgttttatccgtttatttagtttattgtcttttattgcctattagctatagaccaaatcaattcaacccccacattcgttaccttagactagaattagagaattattaattacattcgcctccctgtggttcgactctgttaccactagcttctgttagtcttaataggaaatataaatattatttttggtactcacaacgacggatATCACTTAAgcagcaattgtgtaagtggtttagcaattttaaaAACCGGCGgtaaaagccagcatgaccaaggaaactcctaactcccttaacattcacgggaggaggcaattgctcaatcacttgcacctttgctttatcaacctgaATACCCTTATCAGACACTAAGTGTCCAAGGACAAtgccctcattgaccataaaatggCATTTCTCCCAATTTAGCACTAAATTAACTTCAATACATCGCTGTaaaactttctcaaggttagacagacaatcatCAAAATCATTACAATATAcgctgaaatcatccataaatacctccataatagactctatatactcagaaaatatccccatcatacacctctgaatggtagctggggcattacacaatccaaatggcattctacgataagcaaaaatACCATGTgggcaagtaaaagtagtcttttcctgatcgtcaggatggATTGGGATCTGAAAGAAACCTAAATATCCGTCTAAATAAGAGAAAAAATTATGTGAGGCTAGTCTTTCTATCATCTGATCAATAAAACGGAGagggaagtgatctttcttagtggcggcatttaattgtctatagtcaatgcacatccgccaacctgtTACTACtctagttggtattaattcatttttctcatttctcACCAccgtagtccctcctttcttagggactACCTAAACTGGACttacccacttggagttgccaatgatgtaaataatacctgcatcaagtagtttcatcaccgCTGCCATAACCACATCCTGCATCTTCGGATTCAACTTTCGCTGACCCTGCTGGCAAGGTTTATGTCCTTCCTCTagctcaattctgtgcatacaaatgtcaggactgatgcccttaaggtcatctaaacTGTAGCCtagagccttcctgtttttcttaaaaACGACCAACAAAGCAGAAAGTTGGTTATCATCAAGTTTAGCATTAACAATAACAGGATATTGCTCAGAATCATCTAAGaacacatatttaagatgagtGGAAGAGGTTTATGCTCTGGTATCTTTACCTCAGCAGCAAAAGAGGTTTCCAAAATGGCGTTTACCGTCTCACCTTTCTCAATAGTGAACTCCTTACCTTTCAGAGCAGCTTTCATCGTCTTGTAATCAACCTGCTCATCTTCTGCAAAATCATCAAGAGCTATCAAAGCTTCTAACGGGTCCCCAAGAAGGGATCTCGTTCAATAATCAAATATAGATTAATCTACAATGTCTACAgcataacatgtatcctctatcatagGCTTAGCCAACGTGCTAGCCAAATTAAAAGTAACCCTGTCATCCCTTACCTCGAGAGTCAAACgtccttgtttgacatcaataatagctCCTGCAGTatgcaaaaatggcctacccaagatTATGGGAATCTGAGTATTCTCGGCCATATCCAATACAATGAAATCAACAGGTATAAAGAATTTACCAATCTTAACAGGAACATCCTCTAATACACCTAGAGGTCACTTAACTGTTCGGTCAACCATTTGTAGGGTGACATTGGTAACTTTAAGATGCCCCATATTCAGTTTCTCGCAAAccgaatagggcatgacactgacactggcacccaAATCACATAAAGCTTTATCTATTACATGAGTGCCTATTGTAcagggaattgaaaaactaccaggATCCTTCAATTTTGGTGGAGACTTGCTTTGtaggagtgcactacactcttctgaAAAAGCAATGGTCTCTACCTCGTTAAAGCTCCTCTTACGGGTCAAGATGTCCTTCATAAATTTagcataagagggtacctgggtaattagttcGGTAAAAGGTACAGTTACCTGAAGATTTTTGACGATCTCTAAGAATTTACCAAATTGTTGCTCGACTTTTGTGTTCTTTAGGCGCCCTGGAAAAGGAACCTTGATAACGATTGGCGGGTCAGCAACTTTACTCTTCCCTTTGTCAGAAATAGACGCCTTATCAGCATTAGAAGGCGATCCAATAGCAATAGATGACGGATCAGTAACCCCGTCTGgtgaaaaagtcgatcgactaactaaaccagtcgatcgactactttgcTCAGTCGATCAACCACTTTTTTCAGTCGATTGACTATTTTCAGTCTCGCCAATTTTCTGTTCTGcggttttagtcgatcgaccatcaacttcagtcgatcgacttttttctGACGTTACAGCAGCTTCGTCAACTGCTTTTTCTTCCGCATCCACATCTAACTCCTCAATTATGACCTCTTCAACACTCTCAGGCATCACgggtccatcataagtaagaccgcttcgAAGATGAATCGCATTTGCCGTGTCATGTGGCTTCTCAGGCTGAGACGGCAATGTACCTGGTTGTCTACTTGAAGTGGATAGTTGGGCAATTTGAT is a window encoding:
- the LOC141658903 gene encoding uncharacterized protein LOC141658903 — translated: MPFYSNRWQPHKKQEALITQLMAHNKMLDNQIAQLSTSSRQPGTLPSQPEKPHDTANAIHLRSGLTYDGPVMPESVEEVIIEELDVDAEEKAVDEAAASISDKGKSKVADPPIVIKVPFPGRLKNTKVEQQFGKFLEIVKNLQVTVPFTELITQVPSYAKFMKDILTRKRSFNEVETIAFSEECSALLQSKSPPKLKDPGSFSIPCTIGTHVIDKALCDLGASVSVMPYSVCEKLNMGHLKVTNVTLQMVDRTVK